In a single window of the Helicobacter sp. MIT 99-5507 genome:
- a CDS encoding 2-dehydropantoate 2-reductase N-terminal domain-containing protein codes for MNITIVGSGYVGLVAGACLSDIGHKVILLDNDEVKINAIRGGADTNI; via the coding sequence ATGAATATTACAATAGTAGGAAGCGGATATGTAGGGCTTGTAGCAGGTGCTTGCTTAAGTGATATAGGACATAAAGTCATATTACTAGATAATGATGAAGTAAAAATTAATGCTATTAGGGGGGGGGCAGATACCAATATATGA
- a CDS encoding UDP-glucose/GDP-mannose dehydrogenase family protein: MLLGGGQIPIYEPGLKELIQKNKENITFSTDFKKAYRDSSIIFIAVGTPQQDNGDANMDFVKAVAKDIGSSIQDYKIIVNKSTMPVGSTKLVENIIKENLRDKNIKFDVISNPEFLKEGSAIKDFMSPDRIIIGGVKKSAIDSIKSVYAPLFARNNRIITMSAESAEMTKYVSNAILATKISFINEMSQIAEKVGANINDVRIGVGADSRVGYSFIYPSCGYGGSCFPKDIKALRFIAKKYNIETKILDAIELVNENQKNILVDKILNRFKDLKNMTFCIWGLSFKPETDDIRESPSINIISKLLSYGAFVQCYDPEAMDNMKNIFPNIKYFNNKYDALNNANALIIITEWNEFKNPDFKKIQKQTNIIFDGRNIFHNINMNDFEYYYIGGDNLK, from the coding sequence ATGCTATTAGGGGGGGGGCAGATACCAATATATGAGCCTGGTCTAAAAGAATTAATACAAAAAAATAAAGAAAATATTACTTTTAGCACAGATTTTAAAAAAGCATATAGAGATTCTAGTATTATTTTTATTGCAGTTGGGACACCTCAACAAGATAATGGCGATGCAAATATGGACTTTGTAAAAGCTGTTGCAAAAGATATAGGAAGCAGTATACAAGATTATAAAATCATTGTAAATAAATCTACAATGCCTGTTGGTAGCACAAAACTCGTTGAAAATATCATAAAAGAAAATCTAAGAGATAAAAATATTAAATTTGATGTCATATCAAATCCAGAATTTCTAAAAGAAGGTTCGGCTATAAAAGATTTTATGTCTCCAGATAGAATCATAATTGGTGGTGTAAAAAAATCTGCTATAGATTCTATTAAAAGCGTATATGCTCCATTATTTGCAAGAAATAATAGAATAATTACTATGAGTGCAGAATCTGCTGAAATGACAAAATATGTTTCAAATGCGATACTTGCTACAAAAATCAGCTTTATAAATGAAATGAGTCAAATTGCAGAGAAAGTTGGTGCAAATATCAATGATGTAAGAATTGGAGTAGGTGCAGATTCTAGAGTGGGATATAGCTTTATATATCCAAGTTGTGGATATGGTGGAAGCTGTTTCCCAAAAGATATAAAAGCACTAAGATTTATAGCAAAAAAATACAATATTGAGACAAAAATACTAGATGCAATAGAGCTAGTAAATGAAAATCAAAAAAATATATTAGTAGATAAGATATTAAATAGATTTAAAGATTTAAAAAATATGACTTTTTGCATATGGGGACTTAGCTTTAAGCCAGAAACAGATGATATTAGAGAATCTCCTAGTATAAATATCATCTCAAAACTTCTTTCTTATGGTGCTTTTGTGCAGTGTTATGATCCAGAGGCTATGGATAATATGAAAAATATATTTCCAAATATTAAATATTTTAATAATAAATATGATGCACTAAATAATGCTAATGCACTTATCATAATAACTGAATGGAATGAATTTAAAAATCCAGATTTTAAAAAAATACAAAAGCAAACTAATATCATTTTTGATGGAAGAAATATATTTCATAATATAAATATGAATGATTTTGAATATTACTACATAGGTGGAGATAATCTAAAATAA
- a CDS encoding glycosyltransferase: protein MANLAPVLITVYDRLDCLQNAINYLSRGGQLAKETNLYIVSDNAYKEEHKEIIKQVREYITSLKDKGYFKSVEGIFWEQNKGSFDSINDAIRYIFKKYDKLIVFEDDILVSNKFLEYMNNALDFYKDDKRIMSIASHTHYKKIAPKDYPYDVYMLQMYSPWGVGIWKDRFESIDFEINDIQDFLNDKKEVERFNSISRHMLAILEDMLKKGKKYGDVIICYNMFKKDKYTIYPIKPLSVNRGHDGRGEHCGTDRLWQNQELVNDFLPKLIKDINLDSRITKNTYKAFYSYKRDIIEKGLHKLGIYKPVRFVYKKIKNVFVS, encoded by the coding sequence ATGGCTAATTTAGCACCAGTTTTAATCACAGTATATGATAGATTAGATTGTTTGCAAAATGCGATTAATTATCTAAGTAGGGGGGGGCAGCTAGCAAAGGAGACAAATCTATATATAGTATCAGATAATGCTTATAAAGAAGAACATAAAGAAATAATAAAACAAGTAAGAGAATATATCACTAGCTTAAAAGACAAGGGCTATTTTAAAAGTGTTGAGGGAATCTTTTGGGAACAAAATAAAGGTAGTTTTGATTCTATAAATGATGCTATAAGATATATTTTTAAAAAATATGACAAACTTATTGTTTTTGAAGATGATATTTTGGTATCTAATAAATTTTTAGAATACATGAATAATGCTCTAGACTTTTATAAAGATGATAAAAGGATCATGTCTATTGCATCACATACTCATTATAAAAAAATCGCACCCAAAGACTATCCATATGATGTATATATGTTACAGATGTATTCTCCTTGGGGAGTTGGAATCTGGAAAGATAGATTTGAGAGTATAGATTTTGAGATAAATGATATACAAGATTTTTTAAATGATAAAAAAGAAGTAGAAAGATTTAATTCTATTTCAAGGCACATGCTTGCAATCCTAGAGGATATGCTAAAAAAGGGTAAAAAATATGGAGATGTTATCATCTGCTACAATATGTTTAAAAAAGATAAATACACAATCTATCCTATAAAACCACTATCTGTAAATAGAGGACATGATGGTAGAGGTGAGCATTGTGGCACTGATAGATTATGGCAAAATCAAGAATTGGTAAATGATTTTCTACCAAAATTAATAAAAGATATAAATCTAGATTCTAGAATCACAAAAAATACATATAAGGCATTTTATTCATATAAAAGAGATATCATAGAAAAAGGACTGCATAAACTTGGTATCTATAAACCTGTAAGATTTGTTTATAAAAAAATAAAAAATGTATTTGTAAGCTAA
- a CDS encoding alpha/beta hydrolase — translation MQKVYIIHGYDAHPQKHWFVWLKNELEKDNNVSVDILNLPNANNPTLESWINALSDQINKIDENTFFIGHSLGCITTLRYLEGLDSKKVGGVLLVSGFDKPLSILPSLDPFVKEPLDYKKLQKNIKQKIVLSAKDDEIVPTELSKELAKNLGAEFIQAKQGGHFMETDGFKTFPLALENMQKMLEK, via the coding sequence ATGCAAAAAGTTTATATCATTCATGGCTATGATGCACACCCACAGAAACATTGGTTTGTATGGCTAAAAAATGAACTTGAAAAAGATAATAATGTAAGTGTAGATATTTTGAACCTACCAAATGCAAACAATCCTACACTAGAATCTTGGATAAATGCTTTGAGTGATCAAATTAATAAAATAGATGAAAATACATTTTTTATTGGGCATTCTTTGGGTTGTATTACAACTTTACGCTATTTAGAGGGACTAGATTCTAAAAAAGTCGGTGGAGTGCTTCTTGTAAGCGGCTTTGATAAACCTTTGAGTATTTTACCTAGCCTTGATCCTTTTGTAAAAGAGCCTTTAGATTACAAAAAACTTCAAAAAAATATCAAACAAAAAATCGTGCTTAGTGCTAAAGATGATGAAATCGTGCCAACAGAACTTAGCAAAGAGCTTGCAAAAAATCTAGGTGCAGAATTTATACAGGCTAAACAAGGTGGGCATTTTATGGAAACTGATGGATTTAAAACTTTTCCACTAGCACTAGAAAATATGCAAAAAATGCTAGAGAAGTAG
- a CDS encoding metallophosphoesterase, translating into MKKIIVCIAVVIVAIGLYAPIVERFYTLDFGQDLAKKPVHIVLLSDIHSGTFYLQNLLEKLKAAKMRDELDAIFLLCDIVDDEVPIDGAIKLLESLNAEFADLPRFFVAGNHEFWGDIAAIKQLMQTHGVLVLDANLPNVCVRINKWNLRIVGVDDPVKMGVKNGKISLKNR; encoded by the coding sequence ATGAAAAAAATCATTGTCTGCATAGCCGTTGTTATCGTTGCTATAGGACTATACGCGCCGATTGTGGAACGATTTTATACTCTTGATTTCGGACAAGATTTGGCAAAAAAGCCCGTGCATATTGTGCTTTTAAGCGATATTCATTCTGGCACATTTTATCTTCAAAACCTTCTTGAAAAGCTGAAAGCAGCCAAAATGCGCGATGAACTCGATGCTATTTTTTTGTTGTGTGATATTGTTGATGATGAAGTACCGATAGATGGGGCTATCAAGCTATTAGAATCGCTTAATGCGGAGTTTGCTGATTTGCCGCGTTTTTTTGTAGCGGGGAATCACGAGTTTTGGGGCGATATAGCCGCTATCAAGCAGCTTATGCAAACGCATGGAGTGCTTGTTTTGGATGCGAATTTGCCCAATGTTTGCGTGCGTATCAATAAGTGGAATCTGCGCATTGTTGGAGTTGACGACCCTGTGAAAATGGGCGTAAAAAATGGAAAAATCAGCTTGAAAAATCGCTAA
- a CDS encoding globin domain-containing protein, which produces MQLDNKTIEIVKSTVPILRARGEEITKAFYADMFERYPSVKGMFDMEKQKNGKQPKALALAILNAAENIENLEAIRKQITNIGNVHVKLNVKPKHYPIVGECLLKALTTVLKDAATPDILEAWDKAYNAIAAFYIEVEKGLYEKNS; this is translated from the coding sequence ATGCAACTTGACAACAAAACAATTGAGATTGTGAAATCTACCGTGCCGATTCTTAGGGCGAGGGGAGAGGAAATTACAAAGGCATTTTATGCGGATATGTTTGAACGTTATCCAAGTGTTAAAGGTATGTTTGACATGGAAAAGCAAAAAAATGGCAAGCAACCAAAGGCATTGGCACTTGCAATTCTCAATGCAGCAGAGAATATTGAGAATCTTGAAGCTATTCGCAAACAAATAACAAATATTGGTAATGTTCATGTTAAGCTAAATGTAAAACCTAAGCATTATCCAATTGTTGGTGAATGTTTATTAAAAGCCCTTACAACTGTGCTAAAAGATGCCGCAACTCCTGATATATTAGAGGCTTGGGACAAGGCTTATAATGCCATTGCTGCTTTTTATATTGAGGTTGAAAAAGGGCTATATGAAAAGAATAGTTAA
- a CDS encoding BspA family leucine-rich repeat surface protein: protein MFSLNICLANTNPLTDKSKHIYHPQNRDELVQLLRDENIKLDSIDTSKITDMSFLFANMFDYWCDEFAPHMQTCKNTAGKRKDFSGIETWDVSNATDMDSMFYHAKSFKQNLDSWKVNKNANINYMFYNSSIESNPPK from the coding sequence GTGTTTAGCTTAAATATTTGTTTAGCAAATACAAATCCTTTGACTGACAAATCAAAGCATATTTACCACCCACAAAATCGTGATGAATTAGTGCAACTTTTAAGAGATGAAAATATAAAGCTAGATTCTATTGATACAAGCAAAATCACCGATATGAGCTTTTTGTTTGCTAATATGTTTGACTACTGGTGTGATGAATTTGCACCACATATGCAAACTTGTAAAAATACCGCTGGCAAGCGAAAAGATTTTAGTGGGATTGAGACTTGGGATGTGAGTAATGCAACAGATATGGACTCTATGTTTTATCATGCAAAATCTTTTAAACAAAATCTAGATTCTTGGAAAGTAAATAAAAATGCAAACATAAACTATATGTTTTACAACTCATCCATAGAATCTAACCCGCCGAAGTGA
- a CDS encoding aldo/keto reductase, whose product MKDSKEVQTSVDSALEVGYRHFDTAQRYGSEEGLEAGVRASGIKREEIFITTKLLPRFANKKDTLKAFEDSLKRLQTDYVDLFFTALACK is encoded by the coding sequence ATGAAAGATTCAAAAGAAGTGCAAACTAGCGTAGATTCTGCCTTAGAAGTGGGATATCGCCACTTTGATACAGCACAAAGATATGGTAGTGAAGAAGGCTTGGAAGCTGGAGTTAGGGCAAGTGGGATAAAAAGAGAGGAAATTTTCATCACAACAAAGCTTCTGCCACGCTTTGCAAATAAAAAAGATACGCTAAAAGCATTTGAGGATTCTTTAAAAAGATTGCAAACTGATTATGTTGATCTTTTTTTTACTGCACTGGCCTGTAAATGA
- a CDS encoding aldo/keto reductase — MLDNAELAKIAKKHNKSVAQVVLRWLIEQDIIVMPKTTRKERMVENISIFDFKLNESDKTAIARLDKGKSLFYDPQDTQRIKWFNSKEYDIIKL, encoded by the coding sequence GTGCTTGATAATGCTGAACTAGCAAAAATCGCTAAAAAACATAATAAAAGCGTAGCTCAAGTGGTGCTAAGATGGCTTATAGAGCAAGATATCATCGTTATGCCAAAAACGACGCGAAAAGAAAGAATGGTAGAAAATATCAGCATATTTGACTTTAAGCTTAATGAGAGCGATAAAACAGCCATTGCTAGGCTTGATAAGGGTAAAAGTTTGTTTTATGATCCTCAAGATACTCAAAGGATAAAGTGGTTTAATAGTAAAGAATATGACATTATCAAGCTTTAG
- a CDS encoding site-specific DNA-methyltransferase: MFHLFNSFQSPQDFLKLPLSRELQGNYNQENLLIFDDNLNAMQNLLQNKDFNHKKTFKNSVDLVYIDPPFATNNIFRLGSTMSASLDSKVAYKDKFNLESYLEFLYYRLILIKELMSEKGSLYLHIDDKVGHYVKILCDEIFGREHFISDIVRIKCNPKNFKRRAYGNIKDRILFYVKSNQYIWNEIYEEITKTDLHKRFKKQDDKGFYTTIPLHAPGVTQNGESGQEWNGLKPPLGRHWRCSLSELDRLEKAGLIEWSKNGVPRKKVYAQDSKGKKIQDIWEFKDTQNPIYPTQKNNAMLKRIIQMSSNVDSLVMDCFCGSGGFLRESFLLGRNFIGIDESKEAMKINQKWIEEFNQQNLCKCEYGFLKDI, from the coding sequence ATGTTTCATCTTTTTAACTCTTTTCAATCCCCGCAAGATTTTCTCAAACTCCCATTGAGCAGAGAATTACAAGGGAATTACAATCAAGAAAATTTACTTATTTTTGATGATAACCTTAATGCTATGCAAAATCTCTTGCAAAATAAAGATTTTAATCATAAAAAGACTTTTAAAAATAGTGTAGATTTAGTCTATATTGACCCTCCTTTTGCTACCAATAATATCTTTAGACTGGGAAGCACGATGAGTGCGAGTTTGGATTCAAAAGTTGCCTATAAAGATAAATTTAATTTGGAATCTTATTTGGAATTTCTCTACTATCGCTTAATCTTAATCAAAGAATTAATGAGTGAAAAGGGAAGTTTATATTTACACATTGATGATAAGGTGGGGCATTATGTCAAAATCCTCTGTGATGAGATTTTTGGCAGAGAGCATTTTATTAGTGATATTGTGCGTATTAAATGCAATCCCAAAAACTTTAAACGCAGAGCTTATGGAAATATCAAAGATAGAATCTTATTTTATGTAAAAAGCAATCAATATATTTGGAATGAAATTTATGAGGAAATCACAAAAACTGATTTACATAAACGATTTAAAAAACAAGATGATAAGGGCTTTTATACTACGATTCCGCTTCACGCACCAGGAGTTACGCAAAATGGTGAGAGTGGTCAAGAGTGGAATGGTTTAAAACCACCTCTTGGTAGGCATTGGCGTTGCTCTTTAAGTGAGTTAGATAGGCTAGAAAAAGCAGGATTGATTGAATGGAGCAAAAATGGAGTGCCCAGAAAAAAGGTGTATGCGCAAGATTCTAAGGGTAAAAAGATTCAGGATATTTGGGAGTTTAAAGACACACAAAATCCTATTTATCCTACACAGAAAAATAATGCAATGTTAAAAAGAATTATTCAAATGTCCTCTAATGTGGATTCCTTAGTAATGGATTGCTTTTGTGGAAGTGGTGGATTTTTGAGAGAATCATTCTTGCTTGGGCGAAACTTCATTGGCATTGATGAGAGCAAAGAAGCAATGAAAATTAACCAAAAATGGATAGAAGAATTTAATCAACAAAATCTTTGTAAATGTGAGTATGGTTTTTTAAAAGATATATGA
- a CDS encoding restriction endonuclease, whose protein sequence is MNCFLKSSIELANQKDYLDQLFRVYPMSPDNIREIDSIKWDRFEKAFSVNEQEKIIESLLDFDLFPIKDSYIAYLRRDKSAIKRNPATIARICGRLKEMGLNKIYENLSQPKETNRQIGPLFKRWVNSGILGIQPVSLEVFKNTNENAILNASDSAMQEFAKEHLGYTRLKGLDFIARFNGKMILGEAKFLSDFGGHQNAQLEDAISLLNTSLTPNIIKVAILDGVCYIQGKNKMFETLTKGYQNHNILSALLLRDFLYQV, encoded by the coding sequence ATGAATTGTTTTCTTAAATCAAGCATAGAGCTTGCAAATCAAAAAGATTATTTAGACCAGCTTTTTAGAGTATATCCTATGAGTCCAGACAATATAAGAGAAATAGATTCTATCAAATGGGATAGGTTTGAAAAAGCCTTTAGTGTCAATGAGCAAGAAAAAATTATAGAATCCTTGCTTGATTTTGATTTGTTTCCTATTAAGGATTCTTATATCGCCTATCTAAGGCGCGACAAAAGTGCAATCAAAAGGAATCCTGCAACGATAGCAAGAATTTGTGGGAGATTAAAAGAAATGGGATTAAACAAAATTTATGAAAATCTCTCACAACCAAAAGAAACGAATCGCCAAATAGGACCGCTTTTTAAGCGTTGGGTGAATAGTGGAATTTTAGGAATCCAGCCTGTTAGCCTAGAAGTATTTAAAAATACTAACGAAAATGCTATTTTAAACGCTTCAGATTCAGCTATGCAAGAATTTGCAAAAGAACATTTGGGCTATACTCGTTTAAAAGGTTTAGATTTTATTGCGAGGTTCAATGGAAAAATGATTCTTGGAGAAGCAAAATTTTTAAGTGATTTTGGAGGACATCAAAATGCTCAACTTGAAGATGCGATAAGCTTACTTAACACTTCTTTAACTCCAAATATTATCAAAGTAGCAATTTTAGACGGAGTATGTTATATTCAAGGCAAAAACAAAATGTTTGAAACACTCACAAAAGGCTACCAAAATCATAATATTTTATCCGCATTACTTTTAAGAGATTTTCTTTATCAGGTATAG
- a CDS encoding TIR domain-containing protein, whose amino-acid sequence MKKVFFSFHYDLDSWRVQQIRNMGVVEGQRVCNTNDWEQIKKSGDKSIQNWIDKQMKGCDCVIVLIGEKTHTRQWVKYEVKRAKELGIPIFGIFIHNLKDRKHQTTKKGQNVFDIHCYEPNSKGAYQDIRNNLESWINKNITESKGKKIKLQKYTTKPKSLFPFFNFFGILVIILIFLGIFKNIKLLRMER is encoded by the coding sequence ATGAAAAAAGTCTTTTTTAGTTTTCACTATGACTTAGATAGTTGGAGAGTGCAACAAATACGCAATATGGGTGTTGTTGAGGGACAAAGGGTTTGCAATACTAATGATTGGGAACAAATTAAAAAAAGTGGGGATAAATCTATTCAAAATTGGATAGATAAACAAATGAAAGGTTGCGATTGTGTAATAGTGCTAATAGGTGAGAAAACACATACAAGACAATGGGTGAAATATGAAGTTAAAAGAGCTAAAGAGTTAGGGATTCCTATTTTTGGAATCTTTATTCACAATCTAAAAGATAGAAAGCACCAAACAACGAAAAAAGGGCAAAATGTCTTTGATATTCATTGTTATGAACCAAATTCAAAAGGTGCGTATCAAGATATTAGGAATAATTTAGAATCTTGGATAAATAAAAACATAACTGAAAGTAAAGGCAAAAAAATAAAATTGCAAAAATATACAACCAAACCTAAAAGCCTATTTCCATTTTTTAATTTTTTTGGAATCTTAGTGATTATCTTGATTTTTTTGGGTATTTTCAAAAATATTAAACTTTTAAGAATGGAGAGATAA
- a CDS encoding TIR domain-containing protein, whose translation MSGVTKHIYEHEIRDIISMWNIQLKSIQGLLPKDYTDNDVVDMLKYFYPHEWDSVEIKYWYYNKKDKHLKKRFGKARYNMEKPEKLLYSSNKYREILSAETRKEYAANYSEETVSELKQKLWNERKPKIEKINQKIEHAKLKTQQMTPEFIDQLIGFYERKNASQKDKMYILLELKKYYSSKIIQFFFKLNDAELNKQLRLIAFDHLQSFNYQPRARKQKYMQVHTSNKKRKEYLKKVYPNEKYTIPETPMELEYRIENAKEQKIKTYDFFISHSYKDYVVVQKLISFENKHGKNIFCDWINDSDYLKRELLCNATLKVLEKRLEQSKSLLFVDSDNSRQSDWCKYELNYFKALGKPMYIINKEDIEENKFICKSFVDEWYLDSNYKINIAKKLPKTSHKIN comes from the coding sequence ATGTCTGGGGTTACAAAACACATTTACGAACATGAAATAAGGGATATTATTTCAATGTGGAATATACAGTTAAAATCTATTCAAGGATTATTGCCAAAAGATTATACGGATAATGATGTTGTTGATATGTTGAAATATTTTTATCCACATGAATGGGATTCAGTTGAGATCAAGTATTGGTATTACAATAAAAAGGATAAGCATTTAAAAAAGCGTTTTGGAAAGGCACGCTATAATATGGAAAAGCCGGAGAAATTATTATATTCTTCAAACAAATATAGGGAAATTTTATCTGCAGAAACACGAAAAGAATATGCTGCTAATTATTCAGAAGAAACAGTAAGTGAGTTAAAACAGAAATTATGGAATGAAAGAAAGCCAAAGATTGAAAAGATAAATCAAAAAATAGAACATGCTAAATTAAAAACGCAGCAAATGACACCCGAGTTTATCGATCAATTAATTGGATTTTATGAAAGAAAGAATGCAAGTCAAAAGGATAAAATGTATATTCTTTTAGAATTGAAGAAGTATTATAGCTCTAAAATAATACAGTTCTTTTTCAAACTGAATGATGCTGAACTCAATAAACAGCTTAGGTTGATTGCGTTTGATCATTTGCAAAGTTTTAATTATCAGCCTAGAGCACGAAAACAAAAATATATGCAAGTACATACAAGCAATAAAAAGAGAAAAGAGTATTTAAAAAAAGTATATCCTAATGAAAAATATACAATACCTGAAACTCCGATGGAACTTGAATACAGAATTGAAAATGCGAAAGAGCAAAAAATAAAAACATATGATTTTTTTATTTCGCATAGCTATAAGGATTATGTCGTAGTGCAAAAATTAATTTCATTTGAAAATAAACATGGGAAGAATATTTTTTGTGATTGGATAAATGATTCAGATTATTTGAAACGAGAATTATTATGCAATGCCACATTAAAAGTTTTGGAAAAAAGATTAGAGCAATCTAAGAGCTTGTTATTTGTAGACTCCGACAATTCGAGACAATCAGATTGGTGTAAATATGAGTTAAACTATTTTAAGGCACTAGGAAAACCGATGTATATTATTAACAAAGAAGATATTGAAGAAAATAAATTTATATGTAAATCTTTTGTAGATGAGTGGTATTTGGATTCTAATTATAAAATTAATATTGCCAAAAAATTGCCAAAAACTAGCCACAAGATAAATTAG
- a CDS encoding R.Pab1 family restriction endonuclease: MRIEGLENNKIRIEIPLTTQSGKIRVKTRNSFYEYGIPTATKQIPFSQKHYIEWQIGYDVDKSDKEKLVLSTLQETHFVGANGKNKALYELSEYLYYFVQWGIINKAEIENLCAFLQSLKNEDFIDSREDLQIFRSHPKQKQILDIEFYVSEVKYPLLVHKFGNFDVLVEIIIKEKQRAIGVQPMLYMCFPITELESKENIGFLGRVARAKECGILSLDARHKTFVFECFKIFGILSKNHNYDVLEILRVIQNG; the protein is encoded by the coding sequence ATGAGGATTGAGGGTTTGGAAAATAATAAAATTCGCATAGAGATTCCGCTTACAACACAAAGCGGTAAGATTAGAGTAAAGACAAGAAATAGTTTTTATGAATATGGAATCCCAACGGCAACAAAACAAATTCCATTCTCACAAAAGCATTATATTGAATGGCAAATCGGCTATGATGTGGATAAAAGCGATAAAGAAAAACTTGTTTTAAGCACCTTGCAAGAGACGCATTTTGTAGGAGCAAATGGGAAAAATAAGGCACTTTATGAGCTAAGTGAATATTTATATTATTTTGTGCAGTGGGGGATTATCAACAAGGCAGAGATCGAAAATCTTTGCGCATTTTTACAAAGTCTTAAAAATGAGGATTTTATAGACAGCAGAGAGGATTTACAGATTTTTAGAAGCCACCCAAAGCAGAAGCAAATTTTAGACATAGAATTTTATGTAAGTGAAGTGAAATATCCGCTTTTAGTTCATAAATTTGGTAATTTTGATGTGCTGGTTGAAATCATCATCAAAGAAAAGCAAAGAGCTATAGGAGTGCAACCTATGCTTTATATGTGCTTTCCTATCACAGAATTAGAATCTAAGGAGAATATAGGTTTTCTTGGAAGAGTTGCTAGGGCTAAAGAATGTGGGATTTTGTCATTAGATGCTAGACATAAGACATTTGTGTTTGAGTGTTTTAAGATTTTTGGAATCTTAAGCAAGAATCACAATTACGATGTGTTAGAGATTTTGAGGGTTATTCAAAATGGATAG
- a CDS encoding Eco57I restriction-modification methylase domain-containing protein, protein MTAQAHLDRIQMVNQGSFYTPSCIVQIAYQMLADSISNLKDYILLDSSCGYGSFLNLEGFKQNIGADIDSVALSKAKAYFKDSYMKPLFIHTNALADVQRDKFSLTESDKLIIIGNPPYNDKTSIVQNHLKSTDSNPVDSHLKARDIGISFLRSFNILKADYICVLHPLSYLIKETNFKSLKNFTKHYRLLDSTIISSQIFCPKSLGFFPIVIALYERDNQGMDYDFICNFTFKTREGKSFKLNDFDFIARYIDKYPNKKRVCEAEKVAMFYTLRDINALRRSKTFISKNIANAVYVTQDKYSLYCYVDVFKQIIKHIPYYLGNCDIFIDFKKFQALESAFIKASESKNLSEDIVQYFKDLLGVHYED, encoded by the coding sequence ATGACAGCTCAAGCACATTTAGATAGAATCCAAATGGTGAATCAAGGTAGCTTTTACACACCGAGCTGTATTGTGCAGATTGCTTATCAAATGCTTGCAGATTCTATCAGTAATCTAAAAGATTATATTTTGCTTGATAGCTCTTGTGGTTATGGCAGCTTTTTAAATTTAGAGGGTTTTAAGCAAAATATCGGTGCAGATATTGATAGTGTTGCCCTATCAAAAGCAAAAGCATATTTTAAAGATTCTTATATGAAGCCCTTATTTATCCATACTAACGCACTCGCCGATGTCCAAAGAGACAAATTTAGCCTTACAGAATCCGATAAGCTCATTATTATTGGAAATCCGCCCTATAATGACAAAACCTCTATCGTGCAAAATCACCTTAAAAGCACAGATTCTAACCCTGTGGATTCTCATCTTAAAGCACGAGATATAGGCATTAGCTTTTTGCGCTCATTTAATATATTAAAAGCTGATTATATCTGTGTGCTTCATCCGCTTTCTTATTTGATTAAAGAAACAAACTTTAAATCCTTAAAAAACTTTACTAAACACTATCGCTTATTGGATTCTACAATTATTAGCTCACAAATCTTTTGCCCTAAATCTTTGGGATTTTTTCCTATTGTCATTGCCTTGTATGAAAGGGACAATCAAGGAATGGATTATGATTTTATTTGTAATTTTACTTTTAAAACTCGTGAGGGCAAATCTTTTAAGCTCAATGATTTTGATTTTATCGCAAGATACATTGATAAATATCCAAATAAAAAGCGGGTATGCGAAGCTGAAAAAGTGGCAATGTTTTATACTCTGCGCGATATTAATGCCCTCCGCCGCTCTAAAACATTTATAAGCAAAAATATTGCAAATGCGGTGTATGTTACACAAGATAAATATAGCCTTTATTGCTATGTTGATGTGTTTAAGCAAATCATCAAGCATATTCCTTATTATCTAGGAAATTGTGATATTTTCATAGATTTTAAGAAATTTCAAGCCTTAGAATCTGCATTTATCAAAGCAAGTGAAAGCAAGAATCTAAGTGAGGATATAGTGCAGTATTTCAAAGATTTGTTAGGGGTGCATTATGAGGATTGA